In Bradyrhizobium sp. CCBAU 051011, the following are encoded in one genomic region:
- a CDS encoding DUF1254 domain-containing protein, giving the protein MKQSLRILVAAAACAALSLPRLAAAQTPAGIPPGLVTPDKVETRIGTLEFKEGAPSKATLEKIYDSIDSTHALRAFSDTLQGVSIHAFRKGFHSVGVKDNEVLVFSELMDAKSLFLTANADTIYVLGFLDLTQGPMVIEAPPKFLGGVQDYWFRWVIDLGLPGPDRGEGGKYLIVPPGYNGPLPEGEFSVAHSRTNFVLWFGRSFLENHSDPKPVVDTIRKFTKVYRYEPGGVGTPISEFLAGKAKLGRVIPPPPTVFHEGSGKVMNTIPPNDWTFYEMLNEVVQQEPATALDPELMGPIAAIGIIKGKPFAPDTRMKKILTEALALANAESRALFLHPRNPSWTYYPDSAWLNPLFVSGYEFETPIPMITREGAKPFPPTGYRQLDARRWYFYGVTGITPAMAMRLTGIGSQYLFASLDADKNYLDGGKTYRVTLPKGIPEENFWSFTVYDNMTRSMLDTPQRYPRAGSQSYPSPAAEPNADGSTTIYIGPTQPAGVKRGNWIQTVPGKGWFTWLRLYSPLQPFFDKTWRPSEIELVATVGSGAIERIEQRIDRLEQRIDRR; this is encoded by the coding sequence ATGAAGCAGTCGTTGCGAATACTTGTAGCCGCCGCGGCCTGCGCTGCGTTGTCACTTCCGCGCTTGGCCGCCGCTCAGACGCCCGCGGGAATTCCTCCGGGCCTTGTGACGCCGGACAAGGTCGAGACCCGTATCGGCACGCTCGAATTCAAGGAAGGCGCACCGAGCAAGGCGACCCTGGAGAAGATCTACGACAGCATCGACTCGACGCACGCGCTTCGCGCGTTCTCGGATACGCTGCAGGGCGTCAGCATCCACGCATTCCGCAAGGGTTTCCACAGCGTCGGCGTCAAGGACAATGAGGTTCTCGTCTTTTCCGAATTGATGGATGCCAAGTCACTGTTCCTGACCGCCAATGCCGACACGATCTACGTCCTCGGCTTCCTCGACCTCACGCAAGGCCCCATGGTGATCGAGGCGCCACCGAAGTTTCTGGGCGGTGTTCAAGACTATTGGTTCCGGTGGGTCATCGACCTTGGTTTACCCGGACCCGATCGGGGTGAGGGCGGCAAGTACCTGATTGTGCCGCCGGGATACAACGGACCGTTGCCCGAGGGCGAATTCAGTGTGGCGCACTCCCGCACCAACTTCGTCTTATGGTTTGGCCGGTCGTTCCTGGAGAACCATAGCGATCCGAAGCCAGTCGTCGACACCATCCGGAAGTTCACCAAGGTCTATCGCTACGAACCCGGCGGCGTCGGCACACCCATCTCCGAGTTCCTGGCGGGCAAGGCAAAGCTCGGCCGTGTCATTCCGCCGCCGCCGACTGTGTTCCACGAGGGCAGCGGGAAGGTGATGAACACCATTCCGCCCAACGACTGGACCTTCTATGAGATGCTCAACGAGGTCGTGCAGCAGGAGCCGGCCACCGCGCTCGACCCCGAGTTGATGGGGCCGATCGCCGCCATCGGTATCATCAAGGGCAAACCATTCGCGCCCGACACGCGGATGAAAAAGATCCTTACTGAAGCACTTGCGCTCGCCAATGCGGAGTCGCGTGCATTGTTCCTGCATCCGCGCAATCCGAGTTGGACCTATTACCCCGACTCGGCGTGGCTAAATCCGCTGTTCGTTTCCGGCTACGAGTTCGAGACGCCAATCCCGATGATCACGCGCGAGGGTGCTAAGCCCTTCCCGCCGACGGGCTACCGACAACTGGATGCGCGCCGATGGTACTTCTACGGCGTCACCGGCATCACCCCGGCCATGGCCATGCGCCTGACCGGCATCGGCTCGCAGTACCTCTTCGCCTCGCTCGATGCCGACAAGAACTATCTCGACGGCGGCAAGACCTACAGGGTGACGCTGCCCAAGGGCATCCCGGAAGAAAACTTCTGGTCATTTACCGTGTACGACAACATGACACGATCGATGCTCGACACGCCGCAGCGCTATCCGCGCGCCGGCAGCCAGAGCTATCCGTCGCCCGCTGCGGAACCGAATGCCGACGGTTCGACGACGATCTACATCGGACCGACCCAGCCGGCGGGCGTCAAGCGTGGCAACTGGATCCAGACCGTCCCCGGCAAGGGCTGGTTCACGTGGCTGCGCCTTTACAGCCCATTGCAGCCGTTCTTCGACAAGACCTGGCGCCCGAGCGAGATTGAACTTGTCGCCACTGTTGGTTCGGGCGCGATCGAAAGGATCGAGCAGAGAATCGACAGGCTCGAGCAGAGGATCGACAGGCGATAG
- a CDS encoding helix-turn-helix domain-containing protein: protein MPPAVRRSQLLQVINETFDDIDAMAARALEWDQEYEQIGCGRFRGELTQLVLAELQLNRERWSPGVLQTGTAPKNSWIFGLPLKAEGSLHVRRRPVKRGELLAATWRDDIGFAATGPTDLMIVVLPTDLIHRWMQVRRGVNGMDPDLPPRHWAVSAAEMARRARALAGLLNDVFDRSRLDVTEGLLTRMESRISDTILDMIPSAEVIESLHSRARIARAVLQLLHDRRDDPPSVTEMCEQVDARERTLFLSCIEAFGRPPAQLLLELRLNAVHRALVHPIEGTSVTSAASHYGFTHFGRFSSMYFRQFGELPSATLAKSLGSS, encoded by the coding sequence ATGCCGCCCGCCGTCCGCCGCAGCCAGCTACTGCAAGTGATCAACGAGACTTTCGACGACATCGACGCGATGGCGGCGAGAGCGCTGGAATGGGATCAGGAATACGAACAGATCGGCTGCGGTCGATTTCGCGGAGAGTTGACGCAGCTTGTTCTGGCGGAACTTCAATTGAACCGCGAGCGGTGGTCGCCAGGCGTCTTGCAGACGGGAACGGCGCCGAAGAATAGCTGGATCTTCGGTCTCCCGCTAAAGGCGGAGGGTTCGCTGCACGTCCGCCGGCGTCCGGTCAAGCGCGGCGAGTTGCTCGCGGCGACGTGGCGTGATGACATCGGTTTCGCAGCGACCGGGCCCACCGATCTTATGATCGTCGTTCTTCCCACCGATCTCATTCACCGATGGATGCAGGTGCGACGCGGCGTCAACGGAATGGACCCCGATCTACCTCCGCGCCACTGGGCTGTGTCGGCGGCGGAGATGGCTCGCCGCGCCCGTGCACTGGCCGGCTTGCTCAACGATGTGTTCGACCGATCCAGGCTCGATGTGACGGAGGGGCTTCTCACGCGTATGGAATCGAGAATTTCGGACACCATTCTCGACATGATTCCCTCGGCAGAAGTCATCGAGTCGCTTCACAGCCGCGCGCGGATCGCCCGGGCGGTTTTGCAATTGCTGCACGACCGCCGCGATGACCCACCGAGCGTGACGGAGATGTGCGAACAGGTGGACGCCAGGGAGCGCACCCTGTTCCTGAGCTGCATTGAAGCGTTCGGGCGGCCACCCGCACAGCTATTGCTGGAGCTTAGGCTGAACGCAGTGCACCGTGCGCTTGTTCATCCCATCGAAGGGACGAGCGTCACCAGCGCAGCATCCCACTATGGGTTCACACATTTCGGACGATTTTCGTCCATGTACTTCCGCCAATTTGGCGAACTGCCCTCCGCCACGCTCGCGAAGTCGCTGGGATCGAGCTAA
- a CDS encoding biotin/lipoyl-binding protein encodes MIEIPVKPNEPVKAGTTLFRIDPTPFKYKVDQLEASLVGAKQQVKQLAANDELSPLLDPKPTLGSISSIPATSRAWRRAVRQIGGSTWTKIVRNV; translated from the coding sequence GTGATCGAGATACCGGTCAAGCCGAACGAGCCGGTGAAAGCCGGGACGACGCTGTTCCGCATCGATCCAACACCGTTCAAGTACAAGGTTGACCAGCTCGAGGCTTCGCTGGTTGGCGCCAAGCAGCAGGTGAAGCAGCTCGCAGCCAACGACGAGCTAAGTCCGTTGCTGGACCCCAAGCCGACATTGGGATCAATTAGCTCGATCCCAGCGACTTCGCGAGCGTGGCGGAGGGCAGTTCGCCAAATTGGCGGAAGTACATGGACGAAAATCGTCCGAAATGTGTGA
- a CDS encoding DUF1254 domain-containing protein gives MLRGILTLTLSLCLGAAPAALAQTAAPINEDEARAIAVDAYVYFYSLLSMDVTRKQLTNVEAGKESLKGPMNTFANAREYPPADFKGVVRPNFDTLYSSSWLDMTREPVVVSVPDTNGRYYLLPMLDMWTDVFASPGWRTTGTKAGTYLLTPPGWRPDLRDRFVEEFKLPKDTQRIEAPTPYVWVIGRTKTDGPPDYNAVNQIQAGYKVTPLSEFGKTPKTVEFKSDPSVDMKTPPKVQVDTMTAAAYFAYAAELLKLHPPHVTDEPIIAQMRRIGIEPGKSFDISKLDPAVQRGLAAAPQEAQKLMAWKVPTLARVANNWSMNTDTMGVYGNYYLKRAIISQVGLGANLPEDAIYPLNLGDESGKPLDGANKYTITFEKGAAPPANAFWSITLYDPEGFQVGNALNRFAVSSWMPFKYNADGSLDLYFQNESPGKDKEANWLPAPKGAFNLTMRLYAPKSEALTGKWNPPPVVKSQTTVGLSAQ, from the coding sequence ATGCTTCGAGGAATTCTAACGCTGACATTGTCTCTCTGCCTCGGCGCGGCCCCGGCAGCGCTGGCCCAGACAGCGGCGCCCATCAACGAGGATGAGGCGCGCGCCATTGCAGTGGACGCCTACGTCTATTTTTATTCTCTGCTATCGATGGACGTCACGAGGAAGCAACTCACAAACGTTGAAGCCGGAAAAGAGAGCCTTAAAGGCCCGATGAATACGTTCGCCAATGCGCGCGAATACCCGCCGGCCGATTTCAAGGGTGTCGTGCGGCCGAATTTCGATACGCTCTATTCCTCCTCCTGGCTGGATATGACCAGGGAGCCTGTCGTCGTCAGCGTTCCCGATACCAATGGACGTTACTATCTGCTGCCGATGCTCGACATGTGGACGGACGTGTTTGCCTCGCCCGGATGGCGAACCACGGGCACCAAGGCCGGCACCTACCTGCTGACGCCGCCCGGCTGGCGGCCGGACCTGCGCGACAGGTTTGTCGAGGAGTTCAAGCTTCCAAAGGACACCCAGCGGATCGAGGCGCCAACACCCTATGTCTGGGTGATTGGCCGCACCAAGACAGATGGTCCGCCAGACTACAATGCGGTCAACCAGATCCAGGCGGGTTACAAAGTCACGCCGCTCTCCGAATTTGGAAAGACGCCCAAGACGGTCGAATTCAAGTCCGACCCGAGCGTGGACATGAAAACGCCGCCCAAGGTCCAGGTCGACACGATGACTGCTGCCGCCTATTTCGCCTATGCAGCCGAGTTGCTCAAGCTCCATCCGCCGCACGTCACGGACGAGCCGATCATCGCCCAGATGCGGAGAATCGGCATCGAACCCGGCAAGAGCTTTGATATCAGCAAGCTCGATCCCGCCGTGCAACGGGGACTGGCAGCCGCGCCGCAGGAAGCCCAGAAGCTGATGGCGTGGAAGGTGCCGACACTGGCGCGTGTCGCCAACAACTGGTCCATGAACACAGACACCATGGGCGTTTACGGCAACTACTACCTGAAGCGGGCGATCATCTCGCAAGTGGGGCTCGGAGCCAACCTGCCCGAGGACGCCATCTATCCGCTCAATCTCGGCGACGAATCCGGCAAGCCGCTGGATGGGGCAAACAAGTACACCATCACGTTCGAGAAAGGCGCCGCTCCGCCGGCCAACGCCTTCTGGTCGATCACGCTGTACGATCCGGAGGGATTCCAGGTCGGCAACGCCCTGAACCGCTTCGCCGTCAGTAGCTGGATGCCGTTCAAGTACAATGCGGACGGGTCGCTCGATCTGTATTTCCAGAACGAAAGCCCCGGCAAGGACAAGGAAGCCAACTGGCTGCCGGCGCCGAAGGGAGCCTTCAATCTCACCATGCGCCTGTACGCGCCGAAGTCCGAGGCGCTGACCGGCAAATGGAATCCGCCGCCGGTTGTGAAGTCGCAGACAACGGTCGGCTTGTCGGCCCAATGA
- a CDS encoding cupin domain-containing protein, whose translation MSVVSADIEPFAFVFEDDGLVPNNPLPFLVYKGAVDVANDHPEKTIEGLFGANGWGAMWRNGVYDYTHYHATVHEVLGVARGQARVRFGGDGGEELEISAGDVAILPAGTGHQCLSASPDFCVVGAYPPGPPMQITRPTPENHAKALKTIPEVKLPKTDPVRGADGPLVRLWTPSAR comes from the coding sequence ATGTCCGTTGTCAGCGCCGATATTGAACCATTCGCCTTCGTCTTCGAGGACGATGGCCTCGTACCCAACAATCCCCTGCCATTCTTGGTCTACAAGGGTGCGGTCGATGTCGCGAACGATCATCCGGAAAAGACCATCGAGGGATTGTTCGGCGCCAATGGCTGGGGCGCGATGTGGCGCAACGGCGTCTACGACTACACGCACTATCACGCCACCGTGCATGAGGTGCTCGGCGTTGCCCGCGGCCAGGCCCGCGTGCGCTTTGGCGGCGACGGCGGCGAGGAGCTGGAGATATCGGCCGGCGACGTTGCCATCCTGCCCGCGGGCACCGGGCATCAGTGCCTTTCGGCCAGCCCGGATTTCTGCGTGGTCGGCGCCTATCCGCCGGGCCCGCCGATGCAGATCACGCGGCCGACGCCTGAGAACCACGCCAAGGCGTTGAAGACGATTCCGGAAGTGAAGCTGCCGAAGACGGACCCGGTGCGGGGCGCAGACGGCCCGCTGGTCCGGCTATGGACGCCTAGCGCGCGATAA
- the carA gene encoding glutamine-hydrolyzing carbamoyl-phosphate synthase small subunit, whose product MTTSDNSSAWPDQKPTALLVLADGTVLEGFGLGAEGHAVGEVCFNTAMTGYEEILTDPSYAGQLITFTFPHIGNVGTNDEDIETVNMAATPGARGVILRSAISDPSNYRATRHLDQWLRARGIIGLSGIDTRALTALIRSKGMPNAVIAHSKNGTFDLHGLKEEAREWPGLEGMDLVPMVTSGQRFTWDETPWTWQQGFGRQSEPEFNVVAIDYGIKRNILRLLAGEGCKVTVVPATTSAEDILAMKPDGVFLSNGPGDPAATGKYAVPVIREVIASGTPTFGICLGHQMLGLAVGAKTRKMHQGHHGANHPVKDETTGKVEITSMNHGFAVDQDTLPEGATQTHISLFDGSNCGIELKDKPVFSVQYHPEASPGPRDSHYLFKRFADLMREKKRA is encoded by the coding sequence ATGACAACATCCGATAATTCCTCAGCCTGGCCGGACCAGAAACCGACCGCGCTGCTCGTGCTTGCCGATGGTACCGTGCTGGAGGGTTTTGGCCTCGGCGCGGAAGGCCACGCTGTCGGCGAGGTCTGCTTCAACACCGCGATGACCGGCTATGAGGAGATCCTCACCGATCCCTCCTATGCCGGCCAGCTCATCACCTTCACCTTCCCGCATATCGGCAATGTCGGCACCAACGACGAGGATATCGAGACGGTGAACATGGCGGCGACACCCGGCGCGCGCGGCGTGATCCTGCGCTCGGCTATATCAGACCCCTCGAACTACCGCGCCACGCGCCACCTCGACCAGTGGCTGCGCGCCCGCGGCATCATCGGTCTCTCCGGCATCGACACCCGCGCGCTGACCGCGCTGATCCGCTCCAAGGGCATGCCGAATGCGGTGATCGCGCATTCGAAGAACGGCACGTTCGACCTGCACGGGCTGAAGGAAGAGGCGCGGGAATGGCCGGGCCTCGAAGGCATGGACCTGGTGCCGATGGTCACATCAGGCCAGCGCTTCACCTGGGACGAGACGCCGTGGACCTGGCAGCAGGGTTTTGGCCGGCAGAGCGAGCCGGAGTTCAACGTGGTCGCGATCGACTACGGCATCAAGCGGAACATTCTGCGGCTCTTGGCCGGTGAAGGCTGCAAGGTCACGGTGGTGCCGGCGACGACGTCGGCCGAAGACATTCTGGCGATGAAGCCCGACGGCGTGTTCCTGAGCAACGGCCCGGGCGATCCGGCGGCCACGGGCAAATACGCCGTGCCCGTGATTCGTGAGGTGATCGCGTCGGGCACACCGACTTTCGGCATCTGCCTCGGTCACCAGATGCTGGGCCTCGCCGTCGGCGCCAAGACCAGGAAGATGCATCAGGGCCACCATGGCGCCAATCATCCGGTAAAGGACGAGACCACCGGCAAGGTCGAGATCACCTCCATGAACCACGGCTTTGCCGTGGATCAGGACACCCTGCCCGAGGGCGCCACGCAGACCCACATCTCGCTGTTCGACGGCTCCAATTGCGGTATCGAGCTCAAGGACAAGCCAGTATTCTCGGTGCAATACCACCCCGAGGCCTCCCCGGGCCCGCGCGACTCGCACTATCTGTTCAAGCGGTTCGCGGACCTGATGCGGGAAAAGAAGCGGGCGTAA
- a CDS encoding GatB/YqeY domain-containing protein, giving the protein MLRDDINNAVKEAMKAKEERKLSTLRMVNSAIKNADIDARGQGKPPLSDADLLGLLQKMIKQRQESVELYDKGGRAELAAQEREEIAVISAYLPKQMSDDEVKAAISAAIAETGAASVKDMGKVIGVLRAKFAGQMDFGKASGMVKAALSG; this is encoded by the coding sequence ATGCTGCGCGACGACATCAACAACGCGGTCAAGGAGGCCATGAAGGCGAAGGAAGAGCGCAAGCTCTCCACGCTGCGCATGGTTAATTCGGCGATCAAGAACGCCGATATTGACGCGCGCGGGCAGGGCAAGCCGCCGCTTTCCGATGCCGACCTGCTCGGCCTCCTGCAGAAGATGATCAAGCAGCGCCAGGAATCGGTCGAGCTCTACGACAAGGGCGGCCGCGCCGAGCTTGCCGCGCAGGAGCGCGAGGAGATCGCCGTCATTTCCGCCTATCTGCCCAAGCAGATGTCGGACGACGAAGTGAAGGCTGCGATCTCCGCCGCCATCGCGGAGACCGGCGCCGCCAGCGTGAAGGACATGGGCAAGGTGATCGGCGTGCTGCGCGCCAAGTTCGCCGGCCAGATGGACTTCGGCAAGGCCAGCGGCATGGTGAAGGCGGCGCTCTCCGGGTGA
- a CDS encoding adenylate/guanylate cyclase domain-containing protein, producing MADFAMPETRYALSGDINIAYQTMGHGPLDIVIVPGAISHVEFHHELPGLTAFLHHLSRFARVVTFDKRGQGLSDRVSGVPSLEERMDDVRAVMDAISSKRAVLLGFSEGCPMSVLFAATYPERVSHLVLVGGFVRAGRSVSDEAFEALVAAKVAAWGTGLSMKRVIGTHDGNAREIALLGKLERLSCSPGAFKTLMLMNRRIDVTSVLPSVRVPALVLHSRADAVVPIAEGRKLAAAIPGAKYIEYGDLPHGACFAEACEGLIGDIEEFVTGHRDASFPETDRVLATVLFTDIVDSTRMAVEVGDQRWHELLDRHDRLAKQTVEKHRGNFVKSTGDGILATFDGPGRAVRCALAFGAAAQQMGLPLRAGLHTGEIELRGRDVGGIAVHAAARVMAQCGANEVLVSRVVTDLVAGAGLKFTERGAFDLKGIPGRWELFAAAQ from the coding sequence ATGGCTGATTTCGCTATGCCGGAGACGCGGTACGCGCTCAGCGGCGACATAAACATCGCCTATCAGACTATGGGGCATGGTCCGCTCGACATCGTCATCGTGCCGGGCGCGATTTCCCATGTCGAATTCCACCATGAACTGCCCGGATTAACGGCGTTTTTGCACCATCTATCAAGATTTGCGCGCGTTGTGACCTTCGACAAGAGAGGGCAAGGCCTGTCGGATCGCGTGTCCGGTGTGCCGTCGCTGGAAGAACGCATGGACGATGTTCGCGCCGTCATGGATGCGATCAGCTCGAAGCGGGCTGTCCTGCTTGGGTTCTCCGAGGGCTGTCCCATGAGCGTGTTATTCGCGGCGACGTATCCTGAACGGGTATCACATCTCGTTCTTGTCGGCGGTTTTGTCCGCGCGGGGCGTTCCGTATCCGACGAGGCGTTCGAAGCCCTCGTTGCGGCGAAAGTAGCAGCATGGGGCACGGGCCTATCGATGAAGCGCGTGATCGGGACCCACGACGGAAACGCGCGCGAGATTGCGCTATTGGGCAAGTTGGAACGTCTGTCGTGCAGTCCCGGCGCTTTCAAAACACTTATGTTGATGAACCGTCGGATCGACGTAACCTCGGTCCTGCCCAGCGTGCGGGTTCCCGCACTGGTCCTACACAGTCGCGCCGACGCAGTCGTCCCGATTGCTGAAGGTCGAAAGCTCGCTGCCGCTATCCCCGGCGCAAAATACATCGAATACGGCGATCTTCCCCATGGCGCGTGCTTTGCGGAAGCGTGCGAGGGGCTAATCGGCGACATTGAGGAGTTCGTCACTGGACATCGCGACGCCTCTTTTCCCGAAACGGATCGAGTCCTGGCGACCGTCCTCTTCACCGACATTGTCGACTCGACGCGTATGGCGGTGGAAGTCGGAGACCAGCGCTGGCACGAACTGCTCGATCGTCACGATCGTCTGGCGAAGCAGACGGTCGAGAAGCATCGCGGAAATTTCGTGAAAAGCACAGGCGACGGCATTCTCGCAACCTTTGACGGACCAGGGCGCGCGGTGCGTTGCGCGCTCGCCTTCGGCGCAGCTGCGCAGCAAATGGGTCTCCCTCTGCGCGCCGGCCTGCACACCGGCGAAATCGAGTTGCGGGGCCGGGATGTCGGCGGGATCGCGGTGCACGCCGCCGCACGCGTGATGGCGCAATGCGGTGCGAACGAGGTCCTTGTATCGCGCGTTGTAACCGATCTTGTCGCCGGTGCTGGGCTCAAATTTACGGAACGCGGTGCGTTCGATCTCAAAGGCATTCCCGGCCGATGGGAATTGTTCGCTGCGGCCCAATAG
- the folE gene encoding GTP cyclohydrolase I FolE, translating into MNPNVHTLDRARASLSDMQRPGRAEVESAVRTIIRWTGEDPDRDGLRETPARVTRAFEEFFSGYGQDPVEILRKTFEEIEGYDEMIVLRGIRFESHCEHHMAPIIGQAWVAYIPNGRVVGISKLARIVDVYARRLQIQEKMTAQIANTINDVLEPQGVGVIIKASHHCMTTRGVHKPDSDLVTSRMLGCFRDNALTRQEFLGMAT; encoded by the coding sequence ATGAATCCGAATGTACATACACTCGATCGCGCAAGAGCATCGCTGTCCGATATGCAGAGGCCTGGCAGAGCCGAGGTCGAGTCGGCGGTGCGCACCATCATCCGATGGACGGGCGAAGATCCTGATAGGGACGGCCTGCGCGAGACGCCGGCGCGGGTAACGCGCGCGTTCGAGGAATTCTTCTCTGGCTATGGTCAGGACCCCGTTGAAATCCTGAGGAAGACCTTCGAAGAGATCGAAGGCTATGACGAGATGATCGTGCTGCGCGGCATCCGTTTCGAGAGCCATTGCGAGCACCATATGGCGCCGATCATCGGCCAGGCCTGGGTGGCCTACATTCCAAATGGCCGTGTGGTCGGCATCAGCAAGCTGGCACGGATCGTCGACGTCTATGCCAGGCGCCTGCAGATTCAGGAAAAGATGACCGCGCAGATCGCCAACACCATCAATGACGTGCTGGAACCGCAAGGCGTCGGCGTCATTATCAAGGCGTCGCATCACTGCATGACGACACGCGGCGTGCACAAGCCGGACTCCGATCTCGTGACCAGCCGCATGCTCGGTTGCTTTCGCGACAACGCGCTGACCCGCCAGGAATTTTTGGGAATGGCGACATAG
- a CDS encoding FAD-dependent oxidoreductase, with the protein MADQQAPPAGPDLSQGVTPSEFAGETLLGHVGDEEVVLVRSGSEIFAIGAHCTHYHGPLAEGLVTGESIRCPWHHACFDLRTGEATRAPALSPISVWKVEQENGRILVRHKRDQPKPQLMGVTDAPGRIVIVGGGAAGFAAAEMLRRQEYPGSIVMLSHEAAAPVDRPNLSKDYLAGSAPEDWVPLRPDDFYAEAKIELRLNTEVTAIDTNARHVVTSGGETIPYDRLLLATGAEPVRLPIPGMDQPHVHVLRSLADSRAIIALADGARRAVVIGASFIGLEAAASLRARNVEVHVVGLEQRPMERVLGPELGDFVRALHEEHGVIFHLGDTVTAIEGKRSTLKSGGAIEADIVVVGVGVRPRLELAEKAGLAVDRGVTVNAYLETSIPGVYAAGDIARWPDPHSLETIRVEHWVVAERQGQTAARNMLGQREPFHAVPFFWSQHYDVPINYVGHAEKWDEITVDGDISGKDCLLRYKSNGRVLAVASIYRDIASLEAELAMERARVP; encoded by the coding sequence ATGGCTGATCAGCAAGCCCCGCCCGCCGGTCCCGATCTGTCACAGGGTGTAACGCCGTCCGAATTCGCGGGCGAGACCCTGCTTGGCCATGTCGGCGACGAAGAAGTCGTGCTGGTGCGCTCTGGATCGGAGATTTTCGCGATCGGCGCCCACTGCACCCATTATCACGGGCCGCTCGCGGAGGGCCTGGTGACCGGCGAGAGCATTCGTTGTCCCTGGCATCACGCCTGTTTCGACTTGCGCACCGGCGAAGCCACCCGGGCGCCGGCGCTCAGTCCGATCTCGGTCTGGAAGGTCGAGCAAGAAAACGGTCGCATCCTGGTTCGCCACAAGCGTGACCAGCCCAAGCCGCAGCTGATGGGCGTCACCGATGCGCCCGGCCGGATCGTGATCGTCGGCGGTGGCGCGGCAGGCTTTGCCGCAGCCGAGATGCTGCGGCGGCAGGAATATCCCGGCAGCATCGTGATGCTGAGCCATGAGGCGGCGGCGCCGGTAGACCGACCGAACCTGTCCAAAGACTATCTCGCCGGCAGCGCGCCGGAGGACTGGGTGCCGTTGCGGCCGGATGATTTCTATGCCGAGGCGAAGATCGAGCTGCGGCTCAACACCGAGGTCACGGCCATCGACACCAACGCGCGCCATGTCGTCACATCAGGCGGGGAGACCATCCCCTACGACCGTTTGCTGCTGGCGACCGGCGCGGAGCCGGTGCGCCTGCCGATACCGGGCATGGATCAGCCCCATGTCCACGTGCTGCGCTCGCTCGCCGATTCCCGTGCGATCATTGCATTGGCTGATGGCGCGCGGCGCGCGGTCGTGATCGGGGCGAGCTTTATCGGACTTGAAGCAGCGGCGTCGTTGCGCGCCAGAAATGTCGAGGTCCACGTCGTAGGCCTCGAGCAGCGGCCGATGGAGCGCGTGCTGGGGCCCGAATTGGGTGACTTCGTCCGCGCCTTGCATGAGGAGCACGGCGTCATCTTCCATCTCGGCGACACCGTCACCGCGATCGAGGGCAAGCGCTCGACGCTGAAAAGCGGCGGCGCGATCGAGGCCGATATCGTGGTGGTCGGCGTCGGCGTGCGTCCACGCCTCGAATTGGCCGAGAAGGCGGGGCTGGCGGTCGATCGCGGCGTCACCGTCAATGCTTATCTGGAAACCAGCATCCCCGGCGTCTATGCCGCGGGCGATATCGCGCGCTGGCCCGATCCGCATTCCCTTGAGACTATTCGCGTCGAGCATTGGGTGGTGGCCGAGCGTCAGGGCCAGACTGCCGCGCGAAACATGCTTGGGCAGCGCGAGCCGTTCCATGCGGTGCCGTTCTTCTGGAGCCAGCACTATGATGTGCCGATCAATTATGTCGGCCACGCCGAGAAATGGGATGAAATCACCGTCGACGGCGACATATCCGGCAAGGATTGCCTGCTGCGGTACAAGAGCAACGGCCGCGTGCTGGCTGTCGCCTCGATCTATCGGGACATCGCAAGCCTCGAGGCAGAACTTGCGATGGAGAGGGCGCGGGTGCCTTAA